The genomic region acacttcagcgagcaggcctttctaatcgacctggcccgggtatcctggaaggatattgacctcattccgtcagtaaaggatgcctggttattctttaaaagttctttcctcaccattttaaataagcatgccccattcaaaaaatgtagaaccaggaacagatatagcccttggttcactccagacctgactgcccttgaccagcacaaaaacatcctgtggcgtactgcattagcgtCGAattagcaaaacgttttgcaacagaaacagCTAGAAACTCACGTTTTTAGTCGGAAATtctgactaatgaatacaccccggACTTCGGCAGCACAAGAAAGTCTGGTTTCCTTATTTCAAAGTGGGAAGAGTCAAGACAAGAAAACTTCTTCAAAGAAAATGCATATCATAGCGCCATCTACTGTTCTGGAAAGTTGGTGGACATTAATATTTCTCTAAAATCCATTTACATTCGTAAGATATTCTAAAAAAAAGTCTCATTTTCAGTCTATTACAAATTTATTCTAAAATACAGAAACAAAAAGTGACAATAATGAAATCAAACAAGGAGGACACCAAGGTGACACTGCTATACTTCATTTAGCACCTTTATGGTTCGGTTATACATCATCGTTGTCATCTTCTATATATTCCTTCGTACAAAATGGATGCTAACGCGTGTCATTAACATACAAAATATGAGgcaagaggatgaggaggaatcACAGTTATTTGAAGAGAAAACTCATGATTCAATCCCAAAAGTACAGTTTTTGGTGTGCCTTCGTCAGCCTGAAGTACCATTTCTTATGCCACATAGTCCTAGACATGGTTACAGTACATGGTACCCATTCTTGTAATTTGAGGTCTTTATCCTCTGATTGCCAGCTTCACAAGTTcactattctatactattctatactaTTGCATTTACATGGAAGTTATTATAGATATATACAAAGGCAAAAATAATACAATAAAAACTAGTTGGCACACAAGTTCATGAAAAAAAATGGGCTTGAGACATAATACATTTCATACATGTCTTTTAGGAGGCTAATGGCTGAAAATAAGGCACTTATGAGTCACGTGATACAGCCCCAAATGCCATTATCAACACAACATGATCAATTATAAAAGAGGAAGTGGCGCCCTCTACTGTCCGAGTCCTCTCAGTACACTTGGCGACAGCTCATTTGGCCAGTCCGTTACTTCAGTCGTTTTAATGAACCACCACTACAGTTACTCACACCCACCCAGTCAGCCAAACGCTATTAACTAAATGTTGGCGATAGGAACACAAGCGTTTCACTTCAACCGCAATCACaaatgctaaatatgtgtatgtgacaaatagaatttgattttGAAATCAGTGATTTCAGAAGCAGAACtaaaccaatacacacacacacacacacgttttaaaTAAAACGAGAAGAGTTGCTTTTCTGACATGGAGAGTCCAGCAGCATGTTTCGGAGTTGCAAGTCAAGATGTATGCCAGTATATTCAGAAAAGGGAAACCAGACATGATGCATTTCATGTCTTTTATGATACTGTGCCAAAATTCCTCTGACTCACTGTTGAACCCTGTTCTTACAAGACATGAAATGAGTGACACCAATCTACTAGGTCCTAATCAGACCACAAGTTAATTACCAGCATAGACTAGAATATTCACTCCCCAAAGAGGGAAACTCCTAAACCTCACATCAATAGTCACTCTCTTCACACGCACGTCATCAGACTACATGACATCCACAAAGAACTCGCTGGGGTTGCCCATGGCTAGGTGGAAGGACTGGCGCGAGGCCGTCAGCTCGGGGGGAACAGAGCCCAGGTCACGGGTTGGGGGGGCCCCGGGTGGTCCTCCAGGGACAGAGGGGCCCATGCCCGGGTGCATGGGGACCGAGGGGTGCTGCTGGGGGTACTGGTGGGGGTGTCCCATGTTTGGGGGTCccatgtgtgggtgtgggtgctggggcaccatcatcaccatcataggGTTGTAGGGCATGGGCATCCCCGGGGGATAGGGCGACATGTGGGGAGGCGGTGGCAtgcggtgatgatgatgatgcgaGCGCTGTGAGGAGTGGCTGTGCTCGCTAGGCGTGGCCGAGCCGTGGCCCCGCCTCAGGCTGCTGCGGACTGAGTATTCTGATTCGCTGCCGCTGCCCGAGCGAGAGtcccccccttcccctcctccagaAGGggacttctctcctcctcccgccGTACTGCCTTGACCCCCCTTACTGCCTCGTCGCCTCTCACCCCCCTCGCTCCGCGTTGACCCACTGCTCCGGCTCCCTAGGGGGATAAACACAGGGGTTAGAACGGATTACAACTGCCAGCTCTCACACATTAATGGTTATTTCTTTAGTATCCATAATGCTGTCACAATTTGGACATTGGCCACCGATGTGACACCCACCCCGGACAgctttccctccttccctacctCCCCCTTACCTTCACTGTGCTGACTGGCTGTGCCCGTGCTGCCTGGAGCGAAGCTGTAGCTGGACAGCTCATGGTAGGGTGGGGGCTGGCTGGagtaggggtgggggtgggggtactggaaggaagggaaggagtgTAGCAGGGGCCAAGGCGTGGCCCCCGGGAGGGGCAAGGGGGCCAGGGTGTCCTGGTCGGAGGCCCCGCTGGAGCCGTCGTTGTCAATCAGGGACAGGTTGGCCATGTCTGGGGGGACGGGGAGGGGAGAAGTAATGAGGGAgggggcaaggagagagagagttcaacTTTAACTGGTTGAAGAACTCATTTGGGCAAAGGGTTTGAATAAGCTCTTACAGCTATTAAGAAGATATAGGCATTAACCTTTcaacaaataaattcattcaaataaaaaaatctaagcaATCAAAATGATTTTTCTTCAGCATAAGTGCCCCCCTGGTACTCACAGTTCTCACAGTCGCTGAAGTCTCCGAAGATGTAGTAACACTGTTCTGAGAAGGTGATCTTGTTGACCGTGTGGCGGATGAAGCCGGCCTTCAGCAGGTTGCTGGCGTACTTCCTGGCCTCGCGGCGGTCCTGGAAGCCCTCGATGTGGTGGTACAGCCACTCCACCACATCAGAACCTGGAGAtagacacacgagagagagagacaacaagagagaaagagacacatgagagagagacagacacacgagagagagagagacagacacgagagagagagacatgagagagagagccagcgagagaggaTGAGGAAAGAGGGTCATTAGTTTGATCCCTTTAAATGTTTCCTTTTTATCTTGATACAGAGGCCTGATGAGGCCCCATGCTCTAACTCACCCAGGAAGGCATTGGGGATGGTGATCTTGAGCCACATCCTGTCTCTGACCTCCAGGCCAGACTCTGGGGAGGCCATGGCCTTAGCAACCGACGCCATGTCAGAGTGCAGGGACAGGTTGAAGTCATCAAAACCTGGAGAGATAGAAAAGGAGTAAGAGATACAGaaaaggagaaaaagagagggggagatagaaaaTGAGGAAGATAGATGGAGAAATaaaaggagagaaaggggggtagGTTTGAGGAGAgagaaactcagcaaaaaaaaagaaacgtccatttttcaggaccctgtctttcaaagataattcgtaaaaatccaaataacttcacagatcttcattgtaaagggtttaaacactgtttctcatgcttGCTCAATTaaccaattaatgaacatgcacctgtggaatggtcattaagacactaacagcttacagacggtaagcaattaaggtcagagttatgaaaacttagaacactaaagaggcctttctactgactctgaaaaacaccaaatgtcagatgcccagggtccctgctcatctgcgtgaacgtgccttagtcatgctgcaaggagacatgaggactgcagatgtggccagagcaATAAATTCCAATGTGAGATgtagctgatcgtcctcacagtgggagaccacgtgtaacaacacttgcacagtatcggtacatctgaacatcacacctgcgggacaggtgcaggatggcaacaacaacttcccgagttacaccaggaaagcacaatccctccatcagtgctcagactgtccgcaataggctaagAGGCTGGACTgcgggcttgtaggcctgttgtaaggcagatccacaccagacatcaccggcaacaatatcgtctatgggcacaaacccaccgtcgctggaccagacgggactggcaaaaagtgctcttcactgaccagtcgcggttttgtctcaccaggggtgatggtcggaatcACGTTTATCGTCGCacgaatgagcgttacaccgagacctgtactctggagcagcatcgatttggaggtggagagtccgtcatggtctggggcagtgtgtcacagcatcatcagactgagcttgttgtcattgcaggcaattcaacgctgtgcgttacagggaagacatcctcctccctcatgtgtacccttcctgcaggctcatcctgacatgaccctccagcatgacaatgccaccagccatactgctcgttctgtgcgtgatttcctgcaagacaggaatgtcagtgttctgccacggccagcgaagagcctggatctcaattccattgagcacgtttgggacctgttggatcagagggtgagggctggtggaagagtgggctaacatctcacagcaagaactggcaaatctggtgcagtccatgaggagatgcactgccgtacttaatgcagctggtggccacaccagatactgacttacctttgaccccccccctttgttcaggggaacattattcaatttctgttagtcacatgtctgtggagctTGTttagtttgtctcagttgttgaatattatgttcatacaaatatttacacgttaagtttgctgaaaataaacgcagtcgacagtgagaggacgtttcttctTCTGCTGAGATTAGAAAAGGAAGGGTAAAAACAGAGGGAGGTAGACAGCCATCATTGACCACATAAAAAAGCTGTAGACtagaagagaaagacagatgTGGCTTGTGCTTCCGGTGCCAAGGTCGGGTATAAAACGCCTGGCACGCGACAAGGGAATGGATAGACCACGAtaaaaataaaagagagagagggaggagggcagaaatgagagaaacagagaggaaaacTAAGTAAGAGAGAATAGACTGGGGGTCAGTcaagtggagagagaaagggcgAGAAGGTAAATGTTTAAAAGAGTGAGAAAGTTGAAAAGAGAGCGGTAATATGTAGAGAgtagccaaagagagagagaaaaaagaaagagcgTGCGGTACTCACGTTCTGTCTCAGTGAcagaggtggtggtgatggtgctgAGAGCAGAGCTGCCGGTGTAGGGAGGGTAGGCCCCCGCCAGGGCTACCGAATGGCTCACCCATGCTGCTGGGTCTATGGGCCGGATCGGCTCATCTAcagcgagaggggggggggggtacacgaGATCTCAAAAATGTAATTTCTTTGACATTTCATAGGATAAAGTATTGATGGCCCCactatacacagtgtacaaaagaATAGGGacagctgctctttccatgacagactgaccaggtgaaagctaagatcccttattgatgtcacttgttaaatcgccctcaatcagtgtagattaaggggatgaaacaggttaaagaaggatttttaagcctggagacaattgagacatggattgtgtatgtgcaccattcagagggtgacggGACaagaaaatatttaagtgccaggcgcaccggtttcaGTGTGTcagaactgcaactctgctgggtttttcatgctcaacagtttcatgtgtgtatcaagaatggtcaatcacccaaaggacatccagccaacttgacaactgtgggaagcattggagtcaacatgagccagcatccctgtggaacgctttcgacaccttgcggAGTCCACGCCCCGAGAAATGTAGAATGTTCCGAGGgcaaaaaggggtgcaactcaatattaggaaggtgttcctaatgttatgTACACTCAGTGTCAAAGATCATAGAGCCAGAGTAGCTGTACAACTCTGTGGTAGAGACGAGGCGTGCAGGCTGCTACTCACTGCGGGGGAGGGTGAAGTAGCCCTGAGGTGACGGGTCCCAGCACTTAGCCACTGTCAGGATGATGGGCCtgagggagacagaaggacaggtcACCATCGCGTATCAACTGGCATTTCCCCATTGAGCGCAGGCAAAAGGGCTGGACCGTGTAAATGTACTGATGTCCTTAGGTCTGAAACGCACCCCGGTTTGTGCACGATTTCCCTCAGCACGCGCACCGCGTCGTCGTTGCTCATGTTCTCAAAGTTGATGTCGTTCACCTTGAGGAGAAAGAGAGTCCGTAGATATGAACGGTCCAactcgatatatatatatataactggtAATCTAGTTACCccggtcagtcacacacacacctgaagcaGCATGTCCCCGGGTTCGATGCGTCCGTCGGCAGCCACCGCCCCTCCCTTCATGATGGAACCGATATAGAtgcccccatcccctctctcgtTACTCTGGCCCACGATGCTGATGCCTAGGAAGTTATACTTCTCTGTGGGAGGGAAGAGGATATTGGTTATTTCATCTCAAACTTTTAGGAAGAAAGTTCCCTGAGATAAAGAACCTCTGTGAGGTGGTGGTAAGAGTTGTGACAGCAAGtgaagagagaaggatagagacgtgacaggaggagagaagggaggaagtggTAGTGAGACATGGAGTTCAGGTCACAGGGTAGAAATGTGTTGGGAGGGGTGGATGTCTATAGCCTGGTAAAGCAGACTGAGCGCTTAAGTTCCGTTTCACTTCACAGAACGTGATCTATTGCAAAGATCAGGCAGGTTTCACCCGGCTATTTCCAGAACGACTGGAGGTTTTTCCAAAAATGGACACGCAGAGTACTGGTTAGGTGGTCTAAAATAACGAGTGAAAAAGCTCGACAGTCAAAGAGAGGGTCAAGAGAGATGGGTGGAAGACATAAGAGGGGGAGTGGTGTCGGGGAACAGACGGCGAAACGTTACTGACCCATGTTGAGCGTGACGGTGATGATGTTTAGAGACATGGTGGAGTCCGTCACGCTGCTGAACGATGACGCCTGGGACAAGAAAAGGGAAAACGCAATCAATTCCAAAGCAGAATGGGACATTTGACTTAAAACGCAAACTTAAGTCAAAAattaagagagggaggaagaattCATTACCCTTTCTAGCCTGGGCGGGCGCTGTTTCTTGCGCCTGCGGTGGCGTTTGAGCAGCCTGGACGCCGTGCTCTGCTCTGTGGAGCTGCTGAACCGGCTCATGGTGTCGTCATCCTCAGAGTCACAGAAACTGGTGGTGTCCAGCTCGCTGCTCATCACCGTGGTAGCGCTCTCATAGCCCGCTAGGTGGCGCTCCATGCGGCTCTGGCCGTTCATCCTAGGCCCTGACGCACCAGAGATCGAGAGAGCGACAGATAGGAGAGcagggggagaagaggaagagagatggagggttaaCTATGGATTTTATGTTTATTCATGTTATCAATGTCAATTGCTATTACCACTAGAACAAGGGTTGCgttcagtagacaaaacattttGAAAACGGGAAGCCTGACATTGCCCAATAAGAAACGCTCATTGTCATTCTCCATTGTAAAATGTTCCATTACagtgccctactgaacatgacccagtgcCGTTCCATCATGGTTCGTcaatagttaccacagccacaaaaaaaaaaagagattttaaaccttaaccacactgctaaccttatgcctaaccttaaattaggACCAAAAATAACAAccttgttttcatgaatttttatgaTTTAgccattttgactttgtggctgttctATTAGCCATTTTTACTTTGTGGCTGTTCTATCTAGTGGAAACCATCATGTGACAAAGAGCAGGCGGTGCAGAGTGCTCACCATGTTGCTCCATGGCCTCCCTgtgtctgggtctctctctcctgtaggaCACCACAGACTCTGTTTCTGTCTGGTCATCCAGGTTCTCCACACTGCCTGCTGCATTGGGACTGCATAGGGGAGAGGGTTAAAGTAGGGAAAGCTCTGGAACATACATTATTAATAAAACACAAATAGCAGCGCACACCTAATGTCTAATAATATAGGCCACAACACAGATCGTATTACGACCTATGAGGACAATGTGTATGAATAGGAAGCAATGGATTAAGCCTAGTTAAGgttgggttcaaatagtatttgaaatcttAATTTTCAAGAACTTTGAGCGATTACTTTAGTCTGCCTTGAGTGCTAGATGGGCGGGTTTGTACTTTTGGGGCCATTCCACTGGTCTCATTGCACCAGGAAAACTCTATATAGTGCAGCTAATGATTTTAAATACTATCTGAACCCAAGTTTGCAGTGTATTATAACCTAGACAGACAGTAACTAGAACCTGTTCCCAGACCAGGTGCTTACTGTCAATAGGCGGCACAGGCTCAGATCATGTTCAAATGGGCCGTTGTATTTAACAGTAGGTAACATGATAGCTGGAGTGACTGAGGTATTCTGTCATAGAATACGTTAGATACAGTACGAGATACATTAGAGTAGCACACTGATTATTTGGGACTGTGGGAGAGGGTGTGCGCTCATACTGGAATGATGGGGGTCTGGAGTCACCGATGCCCCCGGTCCTCTCAACAGGtgggggtgggaggggaggagggggtgagggcgGGGGCCGGACTTCTGCTGGGGGTGGAGGAAGGACTGGTGGTACTGGCTCTGCTGCTCCTGGcgtgtctgatgaaaccaactgAGGAGAGCGGGAGGGACAGAGATTTGGAAGGGGTGgacagaggagggaaagaggggaaaagGAGTTGAAAGGGgatgattaaaaaaattaaaaaataaaataaaacatttaaaattaaaataaaacagGTGGAAGAAGAGGAATTATTATTTTAGTTTTTAAGTCAATTTTTTAGGTTGTTAACTAAGGTTTTTTACTCAAAGGGCCAGTTGCCAATCCCTGACCTTGCGCAAGGCATCCAATTACCTACTCCCTACAGACCCAAAATACTCCTACACAGACCAGTCTGCCTGGAGAGGGGCTAAAAAGCCAACAAATTATCTTTCAACAAAGATTCTGGGTTTCTATACGTTTCAAAATCCTCTATGACAAAGGATACTGAACAAAGCATCCATTCAAATGTGTTCTAGTTTCATGGATACAGTTCTGTCCTGAACCTTCCCCTGAAAACCAGTTTGTAGTTTTGATTGAATATCCCCTCTAAGGTGTCAGACACAGTGCCACAGAACACTTTTCCCCCTTTCTTTTCTTTAAGCTCTCTTCCTTCCCTCGTTCTTCTAAATGGCTGTTTGACTATAGAGCAGTCATCCCTCTGGGACCCTCCATCCTATCTTGTGTCAGTCCCTATGGCCTCCTCTCTTTGTCCAACCCTTTTAATCCCGCTCTCGCTCCTTTCTTCTCCTTCATATGCACTTGGCAGATGTTTTCCTCCCAACCGGGACAAGTCACAATGTTTTGTCTGCAGGACTCATATCCTGCATGTTCTTTAGGGTAGGTAATATGATCATAAGTGAGGACATTTGAGGACGTAGTTACATTCACAGACCAAGGTGTTCATGATAGTGGGTTTTTGTCAGTGCCTTTTTAGTAGTTAAAGCAGGGTCATAGCCACAGAGGTCGGTAGAGAAATGGCCGCCATGCTGGCACCAAACGTTCCATGACAATAACGTTCTAATTGGCATTCTTAGAAGATCGTGTAATGGTCTTGGAACTTGACGCCAATGTGGAGATCGTTTTAAACTCTGAAACTCAGACTGAGTTTGCCAGAGTCTGTAGCCTACATCTCTGGCTCTGGTTCAAAGCTCACTTTGAGCAGTTTATGATACATTTGAACTGCTAGGTCCAACTCAGCAGTATTGTTCCGACTTGGGAACTTGACTTTTACAATTCGGTCCTGGAAAAATAGTTTGTAGCGATTCAGgcattcctcctctgtctcccttctaCTGCTGCCCTTTCACTGGTCCAAGAAAGCTGTGGACCGTCTACCTCTACCAGTTTGCCCTTACCCATGACACCACTCGTCCGTTGAAGCAGGGGAGCTTGGAACTGTCGTCTGAGATCTCTTCCTTCACCACCCttaaaaaaagagaagaaaaaaaagagatgaGGCTAagtgaaaacacagagacaaaaCAAATACTGTAAACCCATACGCGGAGACCGACGTAAAGAGCAACATGAGGACACCGCTGCGTTCGTTTCCCAATGACTCAGCGTCCTTCCCGAACCACAATGGAGATAGATACACACTCCCTACAACTACATCTGAAACTCTCACGGACCAGCCATTGTTTCTTGAGAATTAGAAATCCATTCCTCTTCTTTTGCTCTGCATCCACTTATACAACGTCAGTGAGACAGAGTTTGCTGTGTAATATTTGTCTGTATGAGCCACTATGTTATTACTGCAGTACTTAGGACCTGAGCTTGACATGAGTACTGTGTAGAGGAAACGTTTAACTGACTGCCTAAAGACTTACAGCTAAGCCTTTTCATCTTTATTTGCCTCTATGCctgatgttttgtgtgtgtggtttggttggccagtgtgtgtgtgtgtgtacacatgcaccattttgtgtgtacgtgtgtgtgtgtgtgtgtgtgtgtgtgtgtgtgtggggggggggtgtagtatgGTCAGCTCTGCCCCACTCTGGGGTTTTGTAAGCAGCTGTTGAGGGTTGGTTTTGTGGGTGAGTGTGAGCAGCTGTTGTTTTGAGTGTAAGCAGCACAGGGACAGATTGTTGTGGGCACCGGGGAGGCATGTCACAGGCTGGAGGCGGGCCTTGTGTGACAGTGCTGGAGTGGGTGAATGTGAGAACCCGTCTTTACCCCCTATCGTgccctctttctcatctctcgcTCTCAGTCTCTTTCAATCCTTTCAGTTGCCCCCTTTCTCTTGCCCTCGGTCTATCCTGTTCTTTCTTGCTAAGAGGTCAGACTCAGATTGCATCCAGAAAGGGACAGATGCAACATTCTATCCCTAACAGGGTAATAGTCTGCATACCTCACCATTCCAAACAAAATGACCTCACCGCAAACTATTTCACCAACTCACTCGAAAATgtctcaaacacaaacacatcttGGAAATTCAGAATCCCCTTGGAATCCTAAAACCTGACATTCTTGCCCAGCACCTCCCTCCTAGCCGTTACTTCTTTGCCTCGCACACCCCAAGCAAACACACGTTCTCTCCCATCTACTAATCTCTCGCACAGCACACCCAAAACCACCATTCACTTCGACTACCCCGACCCCTCTCCCCACCCCACTCTCTTCCTGTTGATTCTGCCATGGCCAGACACCAAGCATATGGCCTCTGTCCAACCCCTGGTCCCCGATCTGGTCTGCTCCACACTGCTCAGCTCTGCTCTGACTGCCACACACAGCCTGTCTGACAGCTGGCTCGCACTccaggaaacaaaacacaaacagaacaggcaaacacacacacacacacacacacacacacacacacacacaccaatgcttTAGTTACTTTACTGAGGCCTCAGGCTGACGAGCTCTGTTTTGATTGGGCAGCTGACTCCTTTGAGCTGGGTTTAAATGTAGCCTACTTGTAACTGACTCTTGAGATGTTTCAAAATGTTGCGGTTGTGGTAGAAGTAGGCTTAGGTCTAACGAACCCAGGAG from Oncorhynchus kisutch isolate 150728-3 linkage group LG9, Okis_V2, whole genome shotgun sequence harbors:
- the LOC109897017 gene encoding segment polarity protein dishevelled homolog DVL-2-like gives rise to the protein MAETKIIYHIDEEETPYLVKIQIPAENITLLDFKQVLNKPNYKFFFKSMDQDFGVVKEEISDDSSKLPCFNGRVVSWLVSSDTPGAAEPVPPVLPPPPAEVRPPPSPPPPLPPPPVERTGGIGDSRPPSFHPNAAGSVENLDDQTETESVVSYRRERPRHREAMEQHGPRMNGQSRMERHLAGYESATTVMSSELDTTSFCDSEDDDTMSRFSSSTEQSTASRLLKRHRRRKKQRPPRLERASSFSSVTDSTMSLNIITVTLNMEKYNFLGISIVGQSNERGDGGIYIGSIMKGGAVAADGRIEPGDMLLQVNDINFENMSNDDAVRVLREIVHKPGPIILTVAKCWDPSPQGYFTLPRNEPIRPIDPAAWVSHSVALAGAYPPYTGSSALSTITTTSVTETERFDDFNLSLHSDMASVAKAMASPESGLEVRDRMWLKITIPNAFLGSDVVEWLYHHIEGFQDRREARKYASNLLKAGFIRHTVNKITFSEQCYYIFGDFSDCENYMANLSLIDNDGSSGASDQDTLAPLPLPGATPWPLLHSFPSFQYPHPHPYSSQPPPYHELSSYSFAPGSTGTASQHSEGSRSSGSTRSEGGERRRGSKGGQGSTAGGGEKSPSGGGEGGDSRSGSGSESEYSVRSSLRRGHGSATPSEHSHSSQRSHHHHHRMPPPPHMSPYPPGMPMPYNPMMVMMVPQHPHPHMGPPNMGHPHQYPQQHPSVPMHPGMGPSVPGGPPGAPPTRDLGSVPPELTASRQSFHLAMGNPSEFFVDVM